Proteins encoded by one window of Microbacterium testaceum:
- a CDS encoding L,D-transpeptidase family protein, which yields MTDGAPGTDGATYAWAPPEPTKRKNRSGLWIGIPAGATAVALIAASLVLIAPGASVAGVQIGGLTAGAAAQAISNRLAETAITVDSPAGAVTVTGADLGATVDAAALADKAFADNPMWKPASWFPEGTGVQVQVNADEAATALKSRAPGTYRAPVDASIAYDAGSQAYVATPAEAGEGIDVAAVTAALQSAFDAGQSTATVTASLVPVDAPVSTDEAGAAVATLNGILDSVGFYVGEERTVPVDRATAASWLTVTPDGKGDFAISADQAAIQSAVAGLPGAVDRAAVNADVIVDTGGEVIKALTEGQTGRALGDTSGVAAAFAKQLTEGNGRYALPVTETPFDTTKTERRIDVNLSTQTTTLWQNGQVYRTYTISSGAGDHATHTGNFRIGWKTAMQDMGCVPGYDYCTKDVPWVAYFNGDEGFHGTYWHNNFGTPMSHGCINMTIPQAKELYDWAYRGTEVSVHY from the coding sequence ATGACCGACGGCGCACCTGGCACCGACGGCGCGACCTACGCCTGGGCACCGCCCGAGCCGACGAAGCGCAAGAACCGTTCCGGCCTCTGGATCGGCATCCCCGCCGGCGCGACGGCCGTGGCTCTCATCGCCGCCTCCCTCGTGCTGATCGCACCGGGTGCATCGGTCGCGGGCGTACAGATCGGCGGCCTGACCGCCGGCGCCGCCGCCCAGGCGATCTCGAACCGCCTGGCCGAGACCGCGATCACCGTCGACTCCCCCGCCGGCGCTGTCACCGTCACGGGAGCCGACCTCGGCGCGACCGTCGACGCCGCCGCCCTCGCCGACAAGGCCTTCGCCGACAACCCCATGTGGAAGCCCGCTTCGTGGTTCCCCGAGGGAACCGGCGTGCAGGTGCAGGTGAACGCCGACGAGGCCGCCACCGCGCTGAAGAGCCGCGCCCCCGGCACCTACCGCGCGCCCGTCGACGCCTCCATCGCGTACGACGCGGGCTCGCAGGCGTACGTCGCCACCCCCGCCGAAGCCGGCGAGGGCATCGACGTCGCCGCCGTGACAGCGGCCCTCCAGTCCGCGTTCGACGCGGGCCAGAGCACCGCGACCGTCACCGCGAGCCTCGTGCCCGTCGACGCCCCCGTCTCGACCGACGAGGCCGGTGCCGCTGTCGCCACGCTCAACGGCATCCTGGATTCGGTCGGCTTCTACGTCGGCGAGGAGCGCACCGTCCCCGTCGACCGCGCGACCGCCGCTTCGTGGCTCACGGTCACCCCCGACGGCAAGGGCGACTTCGCCATCTCGGCTGATCAGGCCGCGATCCAGTCCGCCGTCGCGGGCCTCCCGGGCGCGGTCGACCGCGCCGCCGTCAACGCCGACGTGATCGTCGACACCGGCGGAGAGGTCATCAAGGCGCTCACCGAGGGGCAGACGGGCCGCGCGCTCGGCGACACCAGTGGGGTGGCCGCAGCCTTCGCGAAGCAGCTCACCGAGGGCAACGGTCGCTACGCCCTGCCCGTGACCGAGACGCCGTTCGACACCACCAAGACCGAGCGCCGCATCGACGTCAACCTCAGCACGCAGACCACCACGCTGTGGCAGAACGGCCAGGTGTACCGCACGTACACGATCTCGTCGGGCGCGGGCGATCACGCCACCCACACCGGTAACTTCCGCATCGGCTGGAAGACCGCGATGCAGGACATGGGCTGCGTCCCCGGCTACGACTACTGCACCAAGGACGTCCCCTGGGTCGCGTACTTCAACGGCGACGAGGGCTTCCACGGCACGTACTGGCACAACAACTTCGGCACGCCGATGAGCCACGGCTGCATCAACATGACCATCCCGCAGGCCAAGGAGCTGTACGACTGGGCCTACCGCGGTACCGAGGTCTCGGTCCACTACTGA
- a CDS encoding NADP-dependent isocitrate dehydrogenase yields MPDSTIIYTYTDEAPALATASFLPIVQAVTKQAGVDVETRDISLAGRILAAFPQRLTPEQQVGDALAELGGLATLPEANIIKLPNISASIPQLKAAIAELQSQGYDIPDYPDEASSVEDKDVRARYDRIKGSAVNPVLREGNSDRRAPLAVKNYAKKHPHRNKAFAEGSKTRVATLGHDDFRSNEKSVVFGDDDVLSIQHVAADGSTTTLKEGLKVLQGEIVDATFLSAAALDAFLADTLAQAKADDVLYSVHLKATMMKVSDPIIFGHVVKAFFADVFDRHGDALAAAGLTPNDGLGSILAGLSNVEGGDAIASEIRDALASGPRLSYVNSDKGITNLHVPSDVIVDASMPALIRNGGKLWGADGGEDDTLAVIPDSSYAGVYQATIEDVIANGPLDPATIGSVPNVGLMAQAAEEYGSHDKTFEIAAAGRVQVVASNGDVLLEHEVSTGDIWRATQTKDVAVRDWVKLAVTRARATGVPAVFWLDETRAHDRNLIAKVHEYLADHDTEGLTIEILAPAEATTYSLERIRRGEDTISVTGNVLRDYLTDLFPILEVGTSAKMLSIVPLLAGGGLFETGAGGSAPKHVQQLVEEDYLRWDSLGEFFALAASLEHLADTTGNDRARVLAQTLDAATGTFLENDKSPGRALGTIDNRGSHFYLALYWAQELAKQSTDADLAQVFAPVAEKLAAGEQTIVAELNAVQGHHAEIGGYYRPNTELVEKVMRPSATLNAVVDALR; encoded by the coding sequence GTGCCCGATTCCACCATCATCTACACGTACACCGACGAGGCGCCGGCACTTGCCACCGCGTCGTTCCTGCCCATCGTGCAAGCCGTCACGAAGCAGGCGGGTGTCGACGTCGAAACCCGCGACATCTCGCTCGCCGGCCGCATCCTCGCGGCCTTCCCGCAGCGCCTGACGCCCGAGCAGCAGGTCGGCGACGCGCTGGCCGAGCTCGGCGGTCTCGCCACGCTGCCCGAGGCGAACATCATCAAGCTGCCGAACATCTCGGCATCCATCCCGCAGCTGAAGGCCGCGATCGCGGAGCTCCAGTCGCAGGGCTACGACATCCCCGACTACCCCGATGAGGCGTCGAGCGTCGAGGACAAGGACGTGCGCGCGCGCTACGACCGCATCAAGGGCTCCGCCGTGAACCCCGTGCTGCGCGAGGGCAACAGCGACCGCCGCGCCCCGCTCGCGGTGAAGAACTACGCCAAGAAGCACCCCCACCGCAACAAGGCGTTCGCCGAGGGTTCGAAGACCCGCGTCGCGACCCTCGGCCACGACGACTTCCGCTCGAACGAGAAGTCGGTCGTGTTCGGCGACGACGACGTGCTCAGCATCCAGCACGTGGCCGCCGACGGCTCCACCACCACGCTGAAGGAGGGCCTCAAGGTCCTCCAGGGCGAGATCGTGGATGCCACGTTCCTCTCGGCCGCGGCCCTCGACGCCTTCCTCGCCGACACCCTCGCGCAGGCCAAGGCCGACGACGTGCTCTACTCGGTGCACCTGAAGGCCACGATGATGAAGGTCAGCGACCCGATCATCTTCGGTCACGTCGTCAAGGCGTTCTTCGCCGACGTGTTCGACCGCCACGGCGACGCTCTCGCCGCGGCCGGCCTGACCCCCAACGACGGCCTCGGCTCGATCCTCGCGGGTCTGTCGAACGTCGAGGGCGGTGACGCCATCGCCTCCGAGATCCGCGACGCTCTGGCATCCGGCCCCCGCCTGTCGTACGTCAACAGCGATAAGGGCATCACCAACCTGCACGTGCCGAGCGACGTGATCGTCGACGCGTCGATGCCCGCGCTCATCCGCAACGGCGGGAAGCTGTGGGGCGCCGACGGGGGAGAAGACGACACCCTCGCCGTCATCCCGGACTCCTCGTACGCGGGCGTCTACCAGGCGACCATCGAGGACGTCATCGCGAACGGCCCCCTCGACCCGGCGACCATCGGCTCGGTGCCGAACGTCGGTCTGATGGCCCAGGCGGCCGAGGAGTACGGCAGCCACGACAAGACGTTCGAGATCGCCGCTGCCGGCCGCGTGCAGGTCGTCGCCTCGAACGGCGACGTGCTGCTCGAGCACGAGGTGAGCACCGGCGACATCTGGCGCGCGACCCAGACAAAGGACGTCGCGGTGCGCGACTGGGTGAAGCTCGCCGTCACCCGCGCCCGTGCGACCGGTGTCCCGGCCGTGTTCTGGCTCGACGAGACCCGCGCGCACGACCGCAACCTCATCGCCAAGGTGCACGAGTACCTCGCCGACCACGACACCGAGGGCCTCACCATCGAGATCCTCGCCCCCGCCGAGGCGACGACGTACTCGCTCGAGCGCATCCGCCGGGGCGAGGACACGATCTCGGTCACCGGCAACGTGCTGCGCGACTACCTCACCGACCTGTTCCCGATCCTCGAGGTGGGCACGAGCGCCAAGATGCTCTCGATCGTCCCACTGCTCGCGGGCGGTGGCCTGTTCGAGACCGGTGCCGGCGGCTCGGCCCCCAAGCACGTGCAGCAGCTCGTCGAAGAGGACTACCTCCGTTGGGACTCGCTGGGTGAGTTCTTCGCCCTCGCGGCCTCGCTCGAGCACCTCGCCGACACCACGGGCAACGACCGTGCCCGCGTGCTCGCGCAGACCCTCGACGCCGCGACCGGCACGTTCCTCGAGAACGACAAGTCGCCCGGGCGCGCCCTCGGCACCATCGACAACCGCGGCAGCCACTTCTACCTCGCCCTGTACTGGGCGCAGGAGCTGGCGAAGCAGTCGACCGATGCCGACCTCGCCCAGGTCTTCGCCCCGGTCGCCGAGAAGCTGGCCGCGGGAGAGCAGACGATCGTCGCCGAGCTCAACGCCGTCCAGGGCCACCACGCCGAGATCGGCGGGTACTACCGCCCGAACACGGAGCTCGTCGAGAAGGTCATGCGCCCCTCGGCCACGCTGAACGCCGTGGTCGACGCCCTGCGCTGA
- a CDS encoding GNAT family N-acetyltransferase: MADLRLVELSAATIVAVNTLSLKPGQEQFLAPVSYGIAATVSNPQTSWQRVVLDGDEVVGFVSANFDPDAHEEHFRSVLWRINVDADEQGRGVGSYAIAAVLEEARGRGMDHVDVIYEPGVGGPEAFFQRVGFEPVGETEYGEIIARASV, from the coding sequence ATGGCTGACCTGCGTCTCGTCGAACTGTCCGCCGCCACGATCGTGGCCGTGAACACCCTGTCGCTCAAGCCCGGGCAGGAGCAGTTCCTCGCGCCGGTCAGTTACGGCATCGCGGCGACCGTCAGCAACCCGCAGACGTCGTGGCAGCGCGTCGTGCTCGACGGCGACGAGGTCGTCGGCTTCGTCAGCGCGAACTTCGACCCGGACGCGCACGAGGAGCACTTCCGCTCGGTGCTATGGCGCATCAACGTCGACGCCGACGAGCAGGGCCGCGGTGTCGGCAGCTACGCGATCGCCGCTGTCCTCGAAGAGGCCCGTGGCCGCGGCATGGACCACGTCGATGTCATCTACGAGCCCGGCGTCGGCGGCCCCGAGGCGTTCTTCCAGCGCGTGGGCTTCGAGCCCGTCGGCGAGACCGAGTACGGCGAGATCATCGCCCGTGCCAGCGTCTGA
- a CDS encoding ABC transporter ATP-binding protein translates to MSTATVSGTSGEDRSDYTRDESRSIRQRSLRLLGTLVSPLRWQLVLAGAVLVVSTALRVAGPALIAFGIDNALPAVIERSDWMPTIGVVGVYLFAGIGGAVLIGWYVVVAARLTQAVMLDLRKRIFLHTQKLSLEFHESYTSGRIISRQTSDLDTIRELLDGGLNELVSGVLYGLFTLGALFLIDWQSGLILTVMGIPMYLLMRWFYSRSQVIYRESRVISAQVIVKFVESMTGIRAVKAFRKEPRNDQEFGKLAADYRDVNMRSIKLFGTFEPGIMAVAAVSVAVVLLWGGGRVIAGPLEIGVLTAAVLYVRNFFSPLQEVAFFLNSYQSATAALEKVSGVLEEEPTVPDPTDPIDLWTAKGHVRFDEVTFGYSDDRVILPHFSLDLPAGQTVALVGTTGAGKSTLAKLVSRFYDPSKGAVTLDGIDLRRLHPKDLRRAIVMVTQEAYLFSGTVADNIALGKPDATMDEIRAAARAVGADAFISKLPDGYDTDVNKRGGRVSAGQRQLISFARAFLADPAVLILDEATASLDIPSERQIQNALQTLLADRTAIIIAHRLSTVAIADRVLVMEHGRIIEDDTPAALIAGTGKFAQLHAAWRESLV, encoded by the coding sequence ATGAGCACCGCCACCGTCTCCGGAACCAGCGGCGAAGACCGCTCCGACTACACGCGCGACGAGAGCCGGTCGATCCGCCAGCGTTCGCTGCGCCTCCTCGGCACGCTCGTGTCGCCCCTGCGCTGGCAGCTCGTCCTCGCCGGTGCCGTCCTCGTCGTGTCGACCGCTCTGCGCGTCGCCGGTCCCGCGCTGATCGCCTTCGGTATCGACAATGCCCTGCCCGCCGTCATCGAACGATCAGACTGGATGCCGACCATCGGCGTCGTGGGCGTGTACCTGTTCGCGGGGATCGGCGGTGCCGTCCTCATCGGGTGGTACGTCGTGGTGGCCGCTCGGCTCACGCAGGCGGTCATGCTCGACCTGCGCAAGCGGATCTTCCTGCACACGCAGAAGCTCAGCCTCGAGTTCCACGAGTCGTACACCTCGGGCCGCATCATCTCGCGTCAGACGAGCGACCTCGACACGATCCGCGAGCTGCTGGACGGTGGCCTCAACGAGCTCGTGTCCGGCGTGCTCTACGGCCTGTTCACCCTCGGGGCGCTCTTCCTGATCGACTGGCAGTCGGGGCTGATCCTGACGGTCATGGGAATCCCCATGTACCTGTTGATGCGCTGGTTCTACTCGCGTTCGCAGGTGATCTACCGCGAGTCGCGCGTGATCAGTGCCCAGGTCATCGTGAAGTTCGTCGAGTCGATGACCGGCATTCGCGCGGTGAAGGCGTTCCGCAAGGAGCCGCGCAACGATCAGGAGTTCGGCAAGCTCGCCGCCGACTACCGCGACGTCAACATGCGCTCGATCAAGCTGTTCGGCACGTTCGAGCCCGGGATCATGGCGGTCGCCGCGGTCTCGGTCGCCGTCGTCCTGCTCTGGGGTGGCGGTCGCGTGATCGCCGGGCCCCTCGAGATCGGTGTGCTCACCGCGGCGGTGCTGTACGTGCGCAACTTCTTCTCGCCGCTGCAGGAAGTCGCGTTCTTCCTCAACTCCTACCAATCGGCGACGGCGGCGCTCGAGAAGGTCTCGGGAGTTCTCGAAGAGGAGCCGACGGTTCCCGACCCGACCGACCCCATCGACCTGTGGACCGCGAAGGGGCACGTGCGGTTCGACGAGGTGACCTTCGGGTACTCCGACGACCGCGTCATCCTGCCGCACTTCTCGCTCGACCTCCCGGCGGGGCAGACCGTCGCCCTCGTCGGGACGACGGGTGCCGGAAAGTCGACGCTGGCGAAACTGGTCTCGCGGTTCTACGACCCCTCGAAGGGGGCGGTGACCCTCGACGGGATCGACCTCCGCCGCCTGCACCCCAAGGATCTGCGGCGCGCGATCGTCATGGTCACGCAGGAGGCGTACCTGTTCAGCGGAACGGTGGCCGACAACATCGCCCTCGGAAAGCCCGACGCGACCATGGACGAGATCCGCGCCGCCGCTCGCGCCGTGGGTGCCGACGCGTTCATCTCGAAGCTGCCCGACGGCTACGACACCGACGTGAACAAGCGCGGTGGCCGCGTCTCGGCGGGGCAGCGTCAGCTGATCTCGTTCGCCCGCGCATTCCTGGCCGACCCGGCCGTTCTGATCCTCGACGAGGCCACGGCCTCTCTCGACATCCCGAGCGAGCGCCAGATCCAGAACGCGCTGCAGACGCTCCTCGCCGACCGCACGGCCATCATCATCGCCCACCGCCTGTCCACGGTGGCGATCGCCGACCGGGTCCTGGTGATGGAGCACGGCCGCATCATCGAGGACGACACCCCCGCCGCACTGATCGCGGGGACGGGCAAGTTCGCCCAGCTGCACGCCGCCTGGCGCGAGTCCCTCGTCTGA
- a CDS encoding ABC transporter ATP-binding protein, translating into MTPSTPPPRLSTPRALARLLPIARPVLPRLIAGAVTALIASLLALAIPLVLEQIVAGPIASLDPAALVWGSLAVLGLGLAEAAMVWLRRWFVLAPATKVEYDLRQSFYSRLQRLPVAFHDRWQSGQLLSRMMQDISMLRRWLAFGVILLVVNMLTIAIGAVLLFRWHWLLGALFLVTSAPVIYVGFRFEKRYGALTRQSQDQAGDLATSVEESVHGIRVLKAFGRGAHALRKFTRQAESLRETEIDKARAIGWIWFWLVLLPDIAFAVCLGAGIVLTQLGQLQVPELVAFFAMATVLRWPMESIGFLFSFLLDARTATDRIFEVFDEQNTIVDPENPRTVTEPRGELTFENAHFRYQDAADTERDLLDGVDLVLHPGETMALVGLTGSGKTTLTTLPGRLYDATGGRVLIDGVDVRDLTLAELRRHVGMAFEDATLFSQTVRDNVLLGREDLTPGSDEAEDILREALQVAQAQFVYDLPDGLDTVIGEEGLSLSGGQRQRLALARAVAARPAVLVLDDPLSALDVDTEALVEDALREVLSETTALVVAHRPSTVTLADRVALLEEGRITAVGTHSDLLRESDHYRYVISSLEEAEQAEREARTGAIPVMTDDALADKEATR; encoded by the coding sequence ATGACTCCCTCTACGCCTCCGCCCCGTCTTTCGACACCGCGCGCGCTCGCGCGGCTTCTCCCCATCGCTCGGCCCGTGCTCCCGCGTCTCATCGCGGGTGCCGTGACCGCCCTCATCGCGAGCCTCCTGGCGCTGGCGATCCCGCTGGTGCTCGAGCAGATCGTCGCCGGTCCCATCGCCTCGCTCGATCCTGCAGCCCTGGTGTGGGGCTCGCTCGCCGTGCTCGGTCTCGGTCTCGCCGAGGCCGCGATGGTGTGGCTGCGCCGCTGGTTCGTGCTCGCGCCGGCGACCAAGGTCGAGTACGACCTCCGTCAGTCGTTCTACTCGCGCCTGCAGCGTCTGCCGGTCGCGTTCCACGACCGGTGGCAGTCCGGTCAGCTGCTCTCGCGCATGATGCAGGACATCAGTATGCTCCGCCGCTGGCTGGCCTTCGGCGTCATCCTCCTCGTGGTCAACATGCTGACGATCGCCATCGGCGCCGTCCTGCTCTTCCGCTGGCACTGGCTCCTCGGCGCGCTGTTCCTCGTCACCTCGGCGCCCGTGATCTACGTCGGCTTCCGCTTCGAGAAGCGCTACGGCGCGCTGACGCGCCAGAGCCAGGACCAGGCCGGAGACCTCGCCACGTCCGTGGAAGAGAGCGTCCACGGCATCCGCGTCCTCAAGGCGTTCGGGCGGGGCGCGCACGCGCTCAGGAAGTTCACCCGCCAGGCCGAGTCGCTGCGCGAGACCGAGATCGACAAAGCCCGCGCCATCGGATGGATCTGGTTCTGGCTGGTTCTTCTGCCCGACATCGCCTTCGCGGTGTGCCTCGGGGCGGGCATCGTGCTGACGCAGCTGGGCCAGCTGCAGGTGCCCGAGCTGGTCGCGTTCTTCGCGATGGCCACGGTGCTGCGGTGGCCGATGGAGTCGATCGGCTTCCTGTTCTCGTTCCTCCTCGACGCGCGCACCGCGACCGATCGCATCTTCGAGGTGTTCGACGAGCAGAACACCATCGTCGACCCCGAGAACCCCCGTACGGTCACCGAACCCCGCGGCGAACTCACGTTCGAGAACGCCCACTTCCGGTACCAGGATGCCGCCGACACCGAGCGCGACCTGCTCGACGGCGTCGACCTGGTCCTGCACCCCGGTGAGACGATGGCCCTCGTCGGCCTCACGGGTTCGGGAAAGACGACGCTGACGACCCTGCCCGGTCGCCTGTACGACGCCACGGGCGGGCGCGTGCTGATCGACGGCGTCGATGTCCGCGACCTCACGCTCGCCGAGCTGCGGCGTCACGTCGGTATGGCCTTCGAAGACGCGACGCTGTTCTCGCAGACCGTGCGCGACAACGTGCTGCTGGGTCGAGAAGACCTGACGCCCGGGTCGGACGAGGCCGAGGACATCCTGCGCGAAGCCCTGCAGGTCGCCCAGGCCCAGTTCGTCTACGACCTGCCCGACGGACTCGACACCGTCATCGGCGAAGAGGGGCTCAGCCTTTCGGGCGGGCAGCGTCAGCGTCTCGCCCTCGCGCGCGCCGTCGCCGCGCGCCCGGCCGTGCTCGTGCTCGACGATCCGCTGTCGGCACTCGACGTCGACACAGAGGCGCTCGTCGAGGACGCCCTGCGCGAGGTCCTCAGCGAGACGACCGCCCTGGTCGTCGCGCACCGCCCGTCGACGGTCACCCTCGCCGATCGGGTCGCCCTTCTCGAAGAGGGCCGCATCACCGCGGTCGGCACGCACTCCGATCTGCTGCGCGAGAGCGACCACTACCGCTACGTGATCTCGAGCCTCGAAGAGGCCGAGCAGGCCGAACGCGAAGCCCGCACCGGGGCCATTCCCGTCATGACCGATGATGCCCTGGCCGACAAGGAGGCGACCCGATGA
- a CDS encoding methylated-DNA--[protein]-cysteine S-methyltransferase, whose translation MTAATLQFVETPDGPFAILADEADRVLVSGWTDDTDAVLARLRPERRPADIRPGDTSAAEAVRRYYSGDLAAIDAVAVSQWGTPLQLAGWEALRAIEVGTPLTYTGFAAALGSPSAVRAAASICARNAVALFVPCHRVLRGDGSMGGFAWGTHVKESLLARESAV comes from the coding sequence ATGACCGCTGCCACCCTCCAGTTCGTCGAGACCCCCGACGGGCCGTTCGCGATCCTCGCCGATGAGGCCGACCGGGTGCTCGTATCCGGCTGGACCGACGACACCGACGCCGTCCTCGCGCGCCTCCGCCCTGAGCGACGACCCGCCGACATCCGCCCCGGCGACACCTCGGCGGCCGAGGCGGTGCGCAGGTACTACAGCGGTGACCTCGCCGCGATCGACGCCGTCGCCGTCTCGCAGTGGGGGACACCCCTCCAGCTCGCCGGGTGGGAGGCGCTGCGAGCGATCGAGGTGGGAACGCCCCTCACCTACACGGGCTTCGCCGCGGCGCTCGGCTCACCGTCGGCCGTGCGGGCGGCGGCGTCCATCTGCGCGCGGAACGCGGTCGCGCTCTTCGTGCCCTGTCATCGCGTGCTGCGCGGCGACGGGTCGATGGGCGGCTTCGCCTGGGGCACGCACGTGAAAGAGAGCTTGCTGGCACGCGAATCCGCCGTCTGA
- a CDS encoding AlkA N-terminal domain-containing protein — protein MTTAVPQLPGFAERYRVIQSRDRRFDGQFVTAVRSTRIYCRPSCPARTPKEENVTFYATSAAAHEAGYRACKRCLPEAAPGSPLWDVRGDVVARAMRLIADGVVDREGVPGLARRLGYSSRHLTRLLTAELGAGPLALARAHRAHTARALLVGTDLSSADVAFSAGFSSVRQFTDTIGEVFGMPPRDLRARRSRDSGLEASAGEIDLALPVRGPIDTTGLFGWMRAHAIPGVEEGDDRSFARVARLPAGPAWFEVRLADDGRLRLRARLSALADLGTLIARVRRLFDLDADPLAIDEALARHPELAPAAAAIPGVRVPGAIDADEMLLRAMIGQQISVASARTMQGRLTTELGEQTAVGPRPFTLFPSPAVIAERGLEVLRGPAARMRAIVETAAALADGSLELGAGDDGAEQRERLLAMRGIGPWTADYVRMRVLGDPDVLLPGDVAARAGAAALGLPSDPAGFTSWSQRLAPWRSYAMAHYWYAAPVTQAWRAPAESGAAVAAAPTRRRSPRLRTDIVLPSSPAPETESENLA, from the coding sequence ATGACCACCGCCGTCCCCCAGCTCCCGGGCTTCGCCGAGCGCTACCGCGTCATCCAGTCGCGCGATCGACGCTTCGACGGACAGTTCGTCACCGCGGTCCGGTCCACGCGCATCTACTGCCGTCCGAGCTGCCCCGCGCGCACGCCGAAGGAAGAGAACGTCACGTTCTACGCCACCTCGGCGGCCGCGCACGAGGCCGGTTATCGCGCGTGCAAGAGATGTCTGCCCGAGGCTGCTCCCGGTTCGCCCCTGTGGGACGTCCGCGGTGACGTCGTGGCGCGCGCCATGCGCCTCATCGCCGACGGTGTCGTCGATCGCGAAGGGGTTCCGGGACTCGCCCGCCGATTGGGCTACTCCTCGCGTCACCTCACGCGCCTGCTCACCGCGGAGCTGGGGGCCGGTCCTCTCGCCCTCGCCCGCGCACACCGGGCCCACACGGCCCGGGCGTTGCTCGTCGGCACCGATCTGTCGTCGGCCGATGTCGCGTTCTCGGCCGGATTCTCGAGCGTCCGACAGTTCACCGACACCATCGGGGAGGTGTTCGGCATGCCGCCACGCGACCTCCGCGCGCGGCGCTCGCGCGACTCGGGGCTCGAAGCCTCGGCGGGCGAGATCGACCTCGCCCTCCCCGTCCGCGGGCCGATCGATACGACCGGTCTGTTCGGATGGATGAGGGCCCACGCGATCCCCGGGGTCGAAGAGGGCGACGACCGCTCGTTCGCGCGGGTCGCGCGTCTTCCGGCGGGGCCGGCGTGGTTCGAGGTGCGTCTCGCCGACGACGGGCGCCTTCGCCTGCGCGCCCGGCTCTCGGCCCTGGCCGATCTGGGTACCCTCATCGCCCGCGTTCGGAGGCTGTTCGACCTCGACGCCGATCCGCTCGCGATCGACGAGGCCCTCGCACGGCATCCCGAACTCGCTCCCGCCGCCGCGGCGATCCCGGGCGTCCGGGTGCCCGGGGCGATCGACGCCGACGAGATGCTGCTTCGCGCCATGATCGGGCAGCAGATCAGCGTGGCCTCGGCCCGCACGATGCAGGGGCGTTTGACCACCGAACTCGGCGAGCAGACCGCCGTCGGTCCTCGGCCGTTCACGCTCTTCCCCTCGCCGGCGGTGATCGCCGAGCGCGGGCTCGAGGTCTTGCGCGGCCCCGCCGCGCGCATGCGGGCGATCGTCGAGACGGCGGCGGCGCTGGCCGACGGCAGCCTCGAGCTCGGCGCCGGCGACGACGGTGCCGAGCAACGGGAGCGGCTCCTGGCGATGCGGGGGATCGGCCCGTGGACCGCCGACTACGTGCGGATGCGCGTGCTCGGCGACCCGGACGTCCTCCTCCCCGGAGACGTGGCCGCCCGCGCCGGTGCGGCGGCCCTCGGCCTCCCCTCCGATCCGGCCGGTTTCACGAGCTGGTCGCAGCGGCTGGCGCCCTGGCGCAGCTACGCGATGGCGCACTACTGGTACGCCGCGCCCGTGACGCAGGCCTGGCGCGCGCCGGCGGAGTCCGGGGCCGCGGTCGCCGCGGCGCCGACCCGCCGGCGAAGCCCCCGCCTCCGCACCGACATCGTCCTGCCTTCCTCACCCGCACCCGAGACCGAGAGCGAGAATCTCGCATGA